The Sulfolobus islandicus Y.N.15.51 sequence AGTTGAACTGCAAAGATACCAGTATTACCACCTGCACCAAAGATTACTACAATATCATTAGGAGAGACTTTTAATTCTTTTAAAGAATGATACGAAGTTAGAGCAGCTACAGGTAAACTTGCAGCAATATCCCAACTCATATTTTCCGGAATTTTGAAAACATTCTTATCTGGAACCGAAAAATATTCTGACCATCCGCCATTGGTTATAACACTCATTATCCCGCCGTTTCTGCATAGCATTTCCTTTCCAGATAGGCATAAATCACAAGTTCCATCAAACACTCTGTTATATACTACTACCTTATCTCCTTTAGCTAGTCCTTTCACATGATCCCCTACTTTTTCAACTATTCCTGCTACTTCCGCACCGGGGATATGGGGCATTGGGGTAACTGGAATTGCACTAATTACGAAGTAATCTATAGGGTTTAAACCAGATTTAACTACTCTTATCAAAACGTCATGTGGACCTAATTGTGGTTCTTGAACTTCTTTTACCTTGAGATTTTCTAAACCACTCTTGTCGAAAACTAGGGCTTTCATAAAAACTAGTCTTCTCCTCAATATAAATCGGTTACTTAACTTTGGGTAACTATTGTCTTATCCCTATCTTAGCCTTATTCTTAAAGCTAATATACTCATACGCCAAGCTTACGAAATCTTCATCAGCCTCTTCACCCTTCTTCTTTATTGTAATGTATCTCAAGGTCTCTAGTTCTACTGATGTTAAGTTAGTTATGTATAAAAATATGCTCGTGGATTTGTGTAATAAAATGGCTTCAGCTCCTTTAAGTACAAATAGGTGCAGTTTTTCTCCATCTTCTTCTTCAACAACTTGTAGATTAATTGGAAAATTAGTTATCTTTTTCATCCATAGGTTTTCTAGCATTCTTACCTCTTCATTATCATATACCTTTTCGATGTGTTTAACAAATTTCTCTATCACGCTCATGAGCATTGTATAATTGGTTTTATATGTTTTAAGTTTGAAGCGGAAAAAAATATTAAATAAAGAGATATGAGTAGTACCTAGAGAATTATTGACAACCAATATTGTCAGAGTTTTAAGTATTAAGGGTGGTGTCGGTAAAAGCTCTATAGCTTATGCGTTAGCGAGAACCATCTCTGCTTCTGGGTATAAGGTATTATTTTTAGATATGGATAACCTTCACACCATTTCGAGAGTATTGGGAGTTAAGGATTGTGAGTTAACATACGTAAGGGATTTATTCGTATTTGCATGTGATGATTTTAGTAAAATTTCTTTTACCAACTATGAATATGTGATAATTGATACTTATTCTGGGATCTCCAGTGAAACGCTTTCAGTTATTAAGGGGGATCTTATTTACAATATTTTTATTTCAGACTTTTCTTCTATTGATAATTCTTTAAGTTATATAAAAGAGTGGAATGGTAAGAGAAGTATTAATCTCTTAGTTGTAAATATGGTCATAGTGGAAGATAACGAGTATGATATTTTATTACGAAAGTTTTTTGATTCCTTGGCTCTTAAAAGTAATGTGAAGATAAATAAGGTATTTTTGTTTTTCTTCGACGAAAATTATTATGGATCCTATAAAGTTGATCTAAATCATATAGAACTCATAGCTAGTTATGTACTAGGTGGAATAGGTGAATCTGATCCTTAGACATTTGCTGATTTTAAGTTTCTCTTAGTGATATGTCACAAAGAATTAGATAGAAAGTATTAAGATGAAGTTAGAAGTCAGAAAGAGAAATGGAGAGTAACTTTTCTAAATGAGATGGGCCGTTTGAACCCATAACTATAAGTGTTCAAGCTTGACTAGATTACTGCTCTCGTTATAATAAAGACTATAGTTATAAGTCAAATAATGGAAATTAAATTCAAGATTGAGAATTAGTGTCACATTATACCGTAAGAAATATAATAGAAATAATTTTATGCGGGGGACGGGATTTGAACCCGCGCAGGCCTTCGCCAGCGGAGCCTCAGTCCGCCCCCTTTGCCCTGACTCGGGCACCCCCGCACACCAATACTTTATATTAACTAGGTATAAAGTTTTACCATAGAATAAAACAGAAGGACTTTAGGAAGGAGATAGAAGTTCCGAACTTTTAAAATTATAATTCAAGTATGAGACGTGCTTGAGAAACTCTCCTTTTGAGGCAATAATGGCTTAGGTTAGTATGAAGAGATGATCTATGGATCTTGTTTCATTTAGAAACTAAATAAATATGAAGAGATTTTGTTCTACATAGCTATATGGCATAAGAGAATTTCCATAAATTAAGACTATAAACAAATTGTCATTATTGCTGATGATATTAGTATGGATTAGATTACGAAGGGAATGATATGGATACAATATTATTCGAACTATAGTGGCTAATTATCTCTTTACTACCGCTAAAATTCAGAATCCACGGGACGCAGAACTCCCCTTTTAGTGAAAACAGTCTGATTGTGAGGTTAAAAAGTTTTAGCGTGGTCCCTCGCTTAGTTGTTCTTTAAACGTAAGTTGCAGGTGTAAGGTCTTTGCAAGGTAATAAAGTGAAATCCTTTACGTTACCGATTATTTCATATGCTGTTCCTACATTTGTGTTGGTGTATCCATCGTTCTTTGTAGGCTGGCTCAGTGATTCTATGCATTTAGCGTATTGGGAGGTGTTCGCAATAGTTGCTTTACCATTTCTAGGTAGGATAATTGGTTCTTTCATATATCAGTTATTCAAAGGTAGTGTAGTTTCTTACTGTTTTCCGTTGCTTGGTTTTTTAGTTGTTCTTCAAAACTTTTTAGGGGCTTTAGTTTTTGTGAGATTTCTAGTAGGGGTAATATTTGGTCTGTTAACGAGCTATGCGGTTGAGAGTGCTGTAAGAAGTGGTAGAAATGTATTAGTAGGTTTTACTACCGCAGGTTGGTCTATGGGTTGGGTAATTAGCTATCTTGCGTATTCCTTACTTAAAAATTGGAATGTAATTACAATAAGTGGGATTTTAATAATGTTTTTAGCGTTGTTTGAGTTAAACAAGGAAGAGTTTAGAGAGAGGGGTATGAGTTCTGTATCTTTTCCCAGGCTTACCTCAATACTGATTTATATATCGGCGTTAACACCGGCTTTCATTTTGCAAGTTATGCCGAGTTTTTTGGAGACGATAAAGCTTACTTGGCTTATTCTTCCATCCTATTTGTTATCAATTCCAACTTACGTGCTTTTACCTATGATTAGTGGAAAAGTGGGAATTAGAAAGGTTTTGGTTATTAGTTCCATTATTGTAATTCTTAGTAGTATTATTACTTTTCTTCTATTGCCTATGATGGTAATTGTTTTTACTAGTATTGGTCTTGGTATTTTAGGGATAACGCCTAAGTATCTAGTAATTAGAGGTGAAGATCCAAAGAGGATGGGTTTGGCTTTGAATATTGGTTCAGTGATGGGTCTAATAGTACCAGTACTGTATGCGCTAATGCCATTTTCACCAGAGTTTTTATTATCAATTTTAATGGTTTTGATGTTATTGATATGAAGCAAGATCGGCAGATTTTTAAGGGATAACATGTTAAAGTGATAATGATTAGGGATGAGTCTTTGACGAATATGCTTTAAATAAGCAAGAATTGAAGGCACTAATTAAGGAATTGAAGAAATGGAAAGCGCCAGCTACTGTTCTTCTGTCTTTATATATACCACCCGGTAGACCAATTCCAGATGTGGTTAATCTACTTAGGCAAGAGTACTCCATAGCTCAGAATATAAAGCTCAAGAGGACTAGAGATGCAGTACTTTCCGCGATAGGTGCGGCAATAGATAGGCTGAACAAGATACCGAAGATAGATGGTAATGGTTTAGTATTGTTTTGTGGTGAAAATTTCGATACTGAGGATTTCAAATGTTTTATGTTTTCTCCTCCTGATAAAGTTCCATTATTCTTCTATAGAACTGACAAGGAGTTTCATGTGGAATTTTTGGAGGATATGGTGGAGGATACTGTAGTATATGGTCTTATAATTGTGGAGAGGGATGAGGCCACTATAGGTTTACTTAAGGGAACTAGAATAGAAATTTTAGAGGAAATTGAAGGTTTTGTGCCAGGGAAGCATATGATGGGAGGACAGTCTCAGAGGAGAATTGACAGAATAATAGACGAAATGTATCATAATTTCTTAAAAGAGGTTGGTGAGAAAGTCAATGCGTATTTTATGCCTTTTATTCAGACGGGCAAGATGAAAGGTATATTATTAGGTGGTCCAGGATATGCTAAGGAGGATTTCTATAAGGAAGATTATGTTGACTATAGGATAAAGAATTTAATTTTACAACCCTTAATTGACGTTTCTGATCAAGGTGAGGTTGGATTAAGGGAAATGATAATGAGGGCTGAGGATTTATTAAAGAATCAACAATACGTTGAGGTGGAGAAATTACTAGAGGAATTAAAATACCATTTGGCTAAGGATGATGGATTAATAATATATGGAAAGGAGCAAATTAAAAAAGCTATGGAAATGGGAGCAGTAGAGGCTATAGTAATTCATGAGGACTCTAGTGATAAAGAGTTAGAGAAATTAGCTCAAGATGCGGAAAATTATGGCGTTAAGGTTTTTGTGGTTGGTGATGAAGTACCAGAGGCTGAATGGGTTAAAAAAACGTTTAATGGTGTAGTGGGTAAGTTAAGGTATAGGCTATATTAATTAGATTATTTTTCTTCTTTTCATTTCCATTAGTATTTTATCTAATGAGATTGGTGGGTCATTTATTCCATAATTTTCAACAAAATTCTTTTTAAGCTCATTTAAGTCTATATCCTTTGTTTTCCTTTCTACCAGGATTTTGTTCACTAAGTTAATTTCGTCCTCCCAGTAATTCCAAGGATACATAAACCAAGCCCAGTTTACAATCTCTTCTGCGTAGTAATCTGGCATTATTTTTGCAGCTGGTTTTATATATTGTAAAGTTGCTGTTTTAACTTCTTTTGGTCCAAAATTTTCCATTACATATTTCCGTGCTAATTCTATGCTATCTCCAGTATCTGTTATATCATCTACTATAATTACGTTCTTATCTGATAGGTCAACCTTAAATGGATATTTCACCTTAGCCTCTGGAGCATGAGATGCTGTCACTATCCAATGCTCTATCTTTATTGATAATATATCAAAAACACCTAAGACGTCAGCCACTAATCTAGCTGGAACTAAACCTCCTCTTGCTATCGCAATTATCACATCCACATCATAATTATCATCTTTAATTTTCTCGGCCAATTTAGTAGAAAGACTTACTATTTCATCCCATGTGACTACTTTCACTGGTATTTTGGGCAAAATTAACTCCCTAAAAAATCTCTGTTAAAACTTTATCAATTTTTTGGTTTATACTTTATAAGGTACGTTAATGTATTTCACTTATGATTGAGGAAAATGAAAAAGCCTCGATAGGAATTATTGGTGGTTCTGGGTTATATGATCCGGGTATTTTTTCGGAGAGTAAGGAAAGAAAAGTATATACACCATATGGAGAACCTAGCGATTTAATAACGATAGGTAAAATCGGAAATAAGACTGTAGCATTCTTGCCTAGACACGGAAGGAGACATAGAATTCCTCCTCACAAAATAAACTATAGGGCTAATATTTGGGCATTAAAAGAACTCGGAGTTAGATGGGTGATTTCAGTTTCTGCAGTAGGTAGCTTAAGAATTGACTATAAACCCGGTGATTTTGTTATACCAGATCAATTTATAGATATGACAAAGAAAAGAGATTACACCTTCTTCGATGGGCCCGTAGTAGCTCACGTCTCAATGGCTGATCCATTTTGTAATAGCTTAAGGAAATTGGCATTAGAGACTGCTAAGGAACTAAATATTAGGACGCATGAAAGTGGTACCTACATATGTATTGAAGGTCCTAGGTTTTCTACAAGGGCTGAGAGTAGGACATGGAGAGAAGTTTACAAGGCTGATATAATCGGCATGACGTTAGTACCAGAGGTTAATCTAGCTTGTGAAGCACAAATGTGTTATGCTACTATTGCCATGGTGACTGACTACGATGTTTTCGCTGAGATTCCAGTTACAGCAGAGGAGGTCACTAGAGTTATGGCAGAGAATACGGAAAAGGCTAAGAAACTTTTATATGCGTTAATTCAAAGGTTACCAGAAAAACCAGAAGAGGGGTCGTGTTCCTGTTGCAACAGTCTGAAGACAGCACTAGTATAAGAAAATTGGTGAAGTTTTTAAACATTAATTTTCCGCAAATAGATTTAATAGTATATGGTCGTGGTCTTGAACTCCCTTCATTTACTCTTGCAAGAGCTCTTTCTTCCTTGAAGAATAAAATAATCAGCACATTAAATATTTATGATTTTCTGTTTATTTACAATCCCTATGTTGAAGTTTCAAACGTTGTAGCGTTTACTGGGGACGAAAATGAATTGCGGGAACTTTTAGATGGTCTAGAGAGTTTAAGAGTAAGAGGAAGCATTTACCATTGTGGTGTTACAGATATTAAACCTAGATATAATCTTATTTCAATTAATAGTTTGGATAAAACTTTCTGTGAGATTAATCTATCCCTATCCATTTTAAAGGTATTAAGTAATAATAAAAATACAGAGAGAGAAAAAAGAATTTTAGATCAATTAAACGACCTTTCGGATTTAGATGATTACGTGAAGAATTATGCCAAAGTTTTCAACCCGGATTTGCCTATTCTCTTATCTCCGGTCATGGTTCCAGCTAAGTCCTTCTTAGAGAGTCTTGGGATAAATGTTTCAAGTTATTTTGATACTAAAATATTAGATGGTGCACAAATAGTTTATACTGGTGTCGATATGTATATTACTAGAAGGATGATTTTTTCCTTAAAATCAAAGGGGAAAAAGGTTACTGATGTTCTGATAGATGTAGACCCACTATTAGCACCCATATATTTAAGTATGATTATGTTTTACTTAAAAAAGAAATAAAGGAGGTTCTGCTGATTGAGCATCATAGAGTTTTGGCTAGAAGCTAAGACTACTATAGACAAATTAATCGAACAATTTCTAAATTCAAATAGGGATTGGGATCTAGTTGATATAAGTACTTATATTCTTAAAGATGGTAAGCGCTTTAGGGGAACTTTAAACATGTTCTTTACTGTTGCTTTAGGTGGAGATATTAAGGACTCTTACGGTGGTGCTTTGGCTATTGAAATTTTACATTCTGCTTCTTTAGCTTTAGACGATATAGTTGACCTTGATGTGACTAGGAGAGGTGATAAAGCTGCGTGGGTTATATACGGAAATAGGAAAGTAATATTCATAACCAATTATCTTATTCCCACTGCTCTCAGGATAATTCAGACTTCTTATGGTGACGATGCGTTAAATACGAGCATTGAGTTGTGGAAAGACACTTCAGTTGGCGCTTTAAGGGATATGTATGATAATAATGATTACATACGAACAATTGAGTTAAAAACTGGTAGTTTATTTAAGCTTTCCACAGTGTTATCTGCATATGCTTCTAAGCACTATAATACGAAACAACAGATGTTGGATGTTGGCAAGTATTTAGGAATAATCTATCAAATAATAGACGACTTTGTTGACTATAAAACTAAGAAATTAGAGGAGATAGATGGTAGTGCCAAGCAATTATTCAAGTATTACAGAGAGGGAAAGTTGGAAGAGTATGTTAGGTCAGTATATTTAGAATATAAGCAAAAATATGATGAGCTAATAAGTAACATTCCCTTCCAATCTAAATATATTAGTGAGATACGATCCCTTCCAGAGTTCTTAGCTAACGGTCTTCTAAAGGAGGCTAACATAGATAAGATTTAAGAAATTTAAATTCAAGGTCTTTTTGGTGAATTATTATTAGACTTGCAGTAATCCATGAATCTGAGAAAGTAACTAAGGCTTCTAAGCAACTTTTATTGGAAATAAAAAATAGGAATCATAGTGCCTATTATATTAGAATTTCTAAATTGAATGCAGAAATAACAGAAAAGGGTATAGAATTCACATATAGTGGAAAGAAAATTGACATAGATGGTGGGCTAATAAGGAATTTAGGCTTCATCTCCACCACTGAACAATTCATAAAAAGACTCGACGTATTGAGGGAGCTAGAAAGAAGTGGAGTAGTATTAATGAATAGGCCAGATTCTATGTTGTTGGCCAGGGATAAATTTGCAAGTTTAATGCGAATGAGAAGAGCGGGTATTCCAGTTCCAAACACTGCCTTAGTCGAAGATCCCTTTGAAGTTATGCGATTAGTAGAAAGGTGGGGTGAAGTTGTAATAAAACCCGTAGTGGGAAGTCTTGGTTTAGGATCTGTTAAAGTTTCAGATCCGGATATAGCATTTAGAGTAGCAAAGGCCATTTTATCAGTAAACCAACCAGTTTACGTTCAAAAATATGTGAAGAAACCAGATAGGGATATTAGAGTAATTGTAATTGGTGATAGGGTTTTAGGGAGTATATATAGGATATCAAAAAGCGGATGGAAGACTAATATAGCTCAAGGTGCTACAGCACAAGTTTTAATTCCAGATGCTGAATTGGAGGAGATAAGTTTAAAGAGTGTTAGAGTGCTTGGTCTGGATTATGCTGGGATAGATATTATAGAAGATGTAGAGAACGGTGGTTACAAGATAATTGAAGTCAATGCAGCGCCTTTATGGGATGGATTTGAGGCAGCTACAAACATTAATCCAGCTAAATATATTGCCGCGCATTTAATAGAAAAGATTAGGAGATGAGGAATAGAAAACCGTCTGATATGTGATGAGGAGCTCTCGCACCTGATTCAAAGATCAAGCTCTTTCTTATCCTTTATTGATCTAAGTACAAGCATCGTATAAGTTGATGTAACTCCATCCATATTTCCTATCTTATCTAATACTTTTGCCAAATCTTCTCTAGTTGGTACTCTCACTTTCAGTACTGCATAGTATTCTCCAGTTACATCATAAATTTCATAAATCTCTTTCATTTCCACTAATTGTTTTAGTATGTTATCATATTTCTTGGGATCCGCTTTTATTAATATAAAAGCTACAACGCTGAGTCCAATCTTATCGAAATCTATTTCAGTATAAAAACCCCTAATTACACCATTTTCCTTTAACCTCTTTATTCTAACATATATTGTAGCCTCACTCAAATTGAGCATCTTAGCTAGTCTAGAGAAAGGTATTCGTGAATCTTGTTGTAGTATATTAAGTATCTTTTTATCAATATCGTCAAGATAATAAAATGAGGAATTCAAATAAGAGACCTCCCAAAGATCTTTATTAAATCAACTCTATTAAAGTCGCCTATTGCAAATTTTAAAATTAGTTGGGGATCATTATTAAGTAACGCCTTCGAAAGTCTTACCGTGGTTGGATCTCTCTCTTTCGTCATTTTTATAATTTTTGCATGCCATTTTAACGACCAATATAACTTACTCTTTTTAAATTCCTTTTTGAAATCTTTTCCATTTAATATGGAGTCCGCTAAAATTTTTGAAGAAATAATCGACGGTCTTATTCCCTCTCCAGTTATTGCATATACTGTACCCAACGCCTCACCCGTATAATTACCGTCTAATCTGTCTTCTATCACTCCGTAATCGGTAACCCTAGCTCCATGAAACATTTTAATTCTCCCCTTGAGGATTTGTTTTAATCTTTCCTTTAGCTCTGGAACCTCAGCATATCCTCCAATTCCAATTTTTGATCCTTCCCTATCTGGAAATACCCAAGCATAACCCAAAAAGCCAGAGTAAAAATAGAATTCCACTACTTCCTTATCTATTTCGTAGTCGGTAATGTACTGAATTGCGGGAATTGACATAGACTTACTTACACTATAATGCCCAGTTGCAAATATCACCTTGTCATGATCTATTGGTTTATCATTTACGTAGTATTTATCATCCTTTTTTACAACTTTTGAATTAAATTCTACATTTACTTCTTCTGAAAGTCTTTTTAAGAAGAGAGGTTTATCAATAATGTATCCTAATTTGTTATCTGTGCTTATATCAAAAACAAGTTTATTATCAAGATATATTCTAAAACCCCTTATCTCACTAATTATAGTTTCATTTGGTATTGGTATTATATTTTCTATTCCAGTTATTAAGCCCCATGCGCACGGTTTAAGTCCAGGTTCTTCCATACTCTCGTAAATTGTTGCATCAACTTTTCTATTCCCTTTTAAAAAATAAGCTAGAGATAATCCTGCGGGACCAGCGCCTACTATTGCTATTCTCGTCATATATTGTTCACTTTTTTCTGAAGTAAAATAAAGCTATAATAGCTAGTATTAAAAATCCAGTATATAATGGTAAGAGCGCGTAAAAGTTTGTTATAAACGCTCTGCCTATTATTGCTCCAATAATTAAAACTAATATAAATGCAAAGAATCCATTTCCTACATATAATATATCTCTCTTTATTATATTAGGTAATACCGATTTCAACACTAGAAACAAGTTATATATGAATGGAATAGATAAGGTTAACGTAACTATGGCGAATTTGTACTCATCCTGATATGCCATAACAAAGAAAACCCCCGCTACATCTGCAAATGTTGACAACGCAGTAAAGTAAAGAGTGCTAATTGCAGTTTTTATATCATTTGCCCAAGGTTTTTCAGAAATTAAAACATACACTGCAACAATAAAGTCTATTAGAGCTCCTACCAAAAATGCTATAAAAGAGTCTACCAACCCTGGAACTATTGGTAAAACTATCATCAATATGGAAAGGGGTAATGTATAACTGGCTTTCATCTTATTCTTAAAGACTACTAATTAGAAAATAAAAATATCTATTCCCAATAGAAGAGTGTGAGATATAATTTACCAGTACTCGTAATACACGGCGGAGCAGGAAGTTGGCAAATAGTTAATCAAGATAAGGCGAAACTGACAATAAGCGAAGCGTTAGAGAGAGGATATTATGAGTTTAGGAAAGGTTCTGCGCTTGAAGCCGTAGTAGAGGCCATATACTATATGGAGGAGTCTGGAGTTTTCGATGCTGGAAAAGGTAGTGTAAGAAACTCAGCTGGATATATTGAAATGGACGCTGGAATAATGATAGGTAATACACTTCAAGTGGGGGGTATTATGGGATTGAGAGAAGGTAGCGCGATAAAAAAGGCTTTGGAAATCTTACTTCAAAATAGGCATGTATTAATGATAGGTAGTGGCGATAATACTTCTAATAATAAGAATGCAATTTCAGAAAGTAAGGTTTCCGGAGATACTGTAGGTGCAGTAGCTCTAGACCAACATGGTAATCTAGTTGCCGGAACTAGCACTGGTGGGATAAAGGGAAAATTACCGGGTAGAGTTGGGGATTCTCCTATTCCGGGCGCAGGCTATTACGCAACGCCGAATGTAGCTGTTTCTAGTACTGGAATTGGTGAGATAATTTTAAGGATGTTACCAGCTAAAGAAGTTGATATTTTAGTCTCATTGGGTTTCACTATTGATGATGCACTAAGAGCTGTGATAAACAAAATAACTAAAATTTTTGGAAAAGATAATATAGGAATGATAGGATTAGATAAATATGGAAATGCCTCGGCTTACTATAATACAAAAGGGATGGCTAGAGGTGTCATTTCCTCAGATGGAGTTAAGAAAGTGTATGTCTTCGAGGGTGAGATCTAAATGAAGATATTAGTAATGAGCAATATTAGATTCCCCGAACCTCATGTTGAAAGTATGTTATCAAGTATTATAAAGAAGGAGGAGCCAGAAGTTATAGTATTAAATGGTGATACTACCCAATGCTATTGGGACTATGAGTGTCCTAGAGTCATTGATGTGCTCTACGTTATTAGGAGTATAGCTCCCTGGGCTCAGATAATATACGTTCAAGGAGATATGGATCCTCATGCAATAAAATGTATAACTGCAGAACCCAGATATAGGGAGGAAATAATTGGTACAACTATGTATATTGCGGAAGCAGCCTCTGTCAAATACCACATTATTCATGGACACCAGGGAGAAATAGATCAGTTGAGGAAAAGTATTGGGGCTGGACCATGGGATTGGCTAGTAATAGGACAATATAAGAGGTTAGAAATCGATAAACTAGCAAGAGTATTATATAGTGGTGGTATCACTAGGGAATTTCCGCCAGAAGCAAGAGGTTATGTAGTTATCACTGACTCAAATTTTTACATTAGGAATCTCAGAACCTAACCACATGTTGGGAAATACATTCTTCGCGCAAGTTCTAGTATTTTCACATCATATACTTCTTCTATGGGATTCAAATCAGATCCCTCTTCCCAAATTTTGTAGTTGTTTGCAAATATACTATTCTTCTCTCCACTATAAAACAATATTTCTTTTATAAATGGTATTTTTCTGAGAGAGTTGACTATTTTTCTTATATTATTATCCATTATCCTATACTTGACTACTACAATCACATATTATAATTGTCCCTCTATTCTCTTAAGATAATTGATAATAATAGATGGTATTTTCATAAACCATTTAAATCTGAGTCTTACTAATAGCTTATGCAACTTGAAAATAAGCCAATTGTAGTGATCTCTTCAACCAACGCTGAGGAAATACCGAATTTCATTAGGGCGATGTTTAAGGATTGCAAGTTAAATGGGAGTAAGAAATTAATAATAAATTTCATTTCATCAATTTCTTACCCAGAGTTTATACAAAATGCCAGGGAGGCCCTTTTAGATAATATAGATTTAGGTGCGTATATTTACATTTGGAAACCCGAAGAGGTTGACCAAATGATGAAAAAGATCTTGGAAAATCGTCAAGATATGAAAGGTATAATAATATATTGTGATGATAATAATAAACATAAGATCGAAAAAATACTTCATAAGGTTCCTAATTCGATAAAGGCAAATATTATAAAGGATTATTGTAAATAATTTTTTATTCTAACGAGGGAAGTAGATAGTGGTGCTAAATTGAAAAGCGCCGAATATGATGTTTTAATTATTGGTTTAGGTATAGCTGGTGCATCACTTGCTTGGAAACTATCTCAATCTAACCTTAAGGTCTTAGCCATAGATAGTAAACCATGGAATAGGTTTGGCGATAAACCTTGTGGAGATGCAATAAGCAAGGAACATTTCGATAACTTGGGGATGCCTTATCCTCAAGGCAAAGAGTTGGAGGAGAAAGTGGAAGGTATAAAGCTGTATAGCCCTGACATGAAAACCGTTTGGACTGTAAAAGGAGAAGGTTTTGAAATTGATTCTCCCAGTTATGTACAGAGGCTGACCAAAGAGGCTAGAGATAGGGGAGTTGAAATTTTAGATCTAACGACTGCGATGAAACCGATAATAGTTGGCAATAAAGTGGAAGGAGCGGTCTTGTTTAACAGAAGGACTAATGAAACTATAGAGGCTAAAGCTAAAATTACCGTCGATG is a genomic window containing:
- a CDS encoding S-methyl-5'-thioadenosine phosphorylase, with product MIEENEKASIGIIGGSGLYDPGIFSESKERKVYTPYGEPSDLITIGKIGNKTVAFLPRHGRRHRIPPHKINYRANIWALKELGVRWVISVSAVGSLRIDYKPGDFVIPDQFIDMTKKRDYTFFDGPVVAHVSMADPFCNSLRKLALETAKELNIRTHESGTYICIEGPRFSTRAESRTWREVYKADIIGMTLVPEVNLACEAQMCYATIAMVTDYDVFAEIPVTAEEVTRVMAENTEKAKKLLYALIQRLPEKPEEGSCSCCNSLKTALV
- a CDS encoding phosphoribosyltransferase; translated protein: MPKIPVKVVTWDEIVSLSTKLAEKIKDDNYDVDVIIAIARGGLVPARLVADVLGVFDILSIKIEHWIVTASHAPEAKVKYPFKVDLSDKNVIIVDDITDTGDSIELARKYVMENFGPKEVKTATLQYIKPAAKIMPDYYAEEIVNWAWFMYPWNYWEDEINLVNKILVERKTKDIDLNELKKNFVENYGINDPPISLDKILMEMKRRKII
- a CDS encoding alcohol dehydrogenase catalytic domain-containing protein, translated to MKALVFDKSGLENLKVKEVQEPQLGPHDVLIRVVKSGLNPIDYFVISAIPVTPMPHIPGAEVAGIVEKVGDHVKGLAKGDKVVVYNRVFDGTCDLCLSGKEMLCRNGGIMSVITNGGWSEYFSVPDKNVFKIPENMSWDIAASLPVAALTSYHSLKELKVSPNDIVVIFGAGGNTGIFAVQLAKKFGATVIAVSRKNWLKDFGADYIIGYDDVVQKVKEITNGKMADIVMNSLGSSLWEKSLEVLGLSGQLAFFGGLTGSEVKVNLSSLYGKHIKIVGTTGGSRKELTELINICKDCKVKVHKTYRLLDEGIEAVKQIMTENRDGRIMLQVS
- the prf1 gene encoding peptide chain release factor aRF-1, whose protein sequence is MKALIKELKKWKAPATVLLSLYIPPGRPIPDVVNLLRQEYSIAQNIKLKRTRDAVLSAIGAAIDRLNKIPKIDGNGLVLFCGENFDTEDFKCFMFSPPDKVPLFFYRTDKEFHVEFLEDMVEDTVVYGLIIVERDEATIGLLKGTRIEILEEIEGFVPGKHMMGGQSQRRIDRIIDEMYHNFLKEVGEKVNAYFMPFIQTGKMKGILLGGPGYAKEDFYKEDYVDYRIKNLILQPLIDVSDQGEVGLREMIMRAEDLLKNQQYVEVEKLLEELKYHLAKDDGLIIYGKEQIKKAMEMGAVEAIVIHEDSSDKELEKLAQDAENYGVKVFVVGDEVPEAEWVKKTFNGVVGKLRYRLY
- the gdS-2 gene encoding hexaprenyl pyrophosphate synthase; protein product: MSIIEFWLEAKTTIDKLIEQFLNSNRDWDLVDISTYILKDGKRFRGTLNMFFTVALGGDIKDSYGGALAIEILHSASLALDDIVDLDVTRRGDKAAWVIYGNRKVIFITNYLIPTALRIIQTSYGDDALNTSIELWKDTSVGALRDMYDNNDYIRTIELKTGSLFKLSTVLSAYASKHYNTKQQMLDVGKYLGIIYQIIDDFVDYKTKKLEEIDGSAKQLFKYYREGKLEEYVRSVYLEYKQKYDELISNIPFQSKYISEIRSLPEFLANGLLKEANIDKI
- a CDS encoding ATP-grasp domain-containing protein; the encoded protein is MHESEKVTKASKQLLLEIKNRNHSAYYIRISKLNAEITEKGIEFTYSGKKIDIDGGLIRNLGFISTTEQFIKRLDVLRELERSGVVLMNRPDSMLLARDKFASLMRMRRAGIPVPNTALVEDPFEVMRLVERWGEVVIKPVVGSLGLGSVKVSDPDIAFRVAKAILSVNQPVYVQKYVKKPDRDIRVIVIGDRVLGSIYRISKSGWKTNIAQGATAQVLIPDAELEEISLKSVRVLGLDYAGIDIIEDVENGGYKIIEVNAAPLWDGFEAATNINPAKYIAAHLIEKIRR
- a CDS encoding Lrp/AsnC family transcriptional regulator, which codes for MNSSFYYLDDIDKKILNILQQDSRIPFSRLAKMLNLSEATIYVRIKRLKENGVIRGFYTEIDFDKIGLSVVAFILIKADPKKYDNILKQLVEMKEIYEIYDVTGEYYAVLKVRVPTREDLAKVLDKIGNMDGVTSTYTMLVLRSIKDKKELDL
- a CDS encoding ParA family protein, which codes for MTTNIVRVLSIKGGVGKSSIAYALARTISASGYKVLFLDMDNLHTISRVLGVKDCELTYVRDLFVFACDDFSKISFTNYEYVIIDTYSGISSETLSVIKGDLIYNIFISDFSSIDNSLSYIKEWNGKRSINLLVVNMVIVEDNEYDILLRKFFDSLALKSNVKINKVFLFFFDENYYGSYKVDLNHIELIASYVLGGIGESDP